DNA from Thunnus maccoyii chromosome 5, fThuMac1.1, whole genome shotgun sequence:
ctactaaaatattatttttaatgtaagatttggccaaagtaatgggatttatgaggatatttcacaagaggtgttctctaaaatcctcctatccaactgctcctggtgatgtcactccctcagtgctgtgaaacattccgcaatacacactcattataaaatcacaggaggagcaagaaaagactttaaaactcacactctaatatctcaaaaacagtaaaagatagagaaaacatgtaaattcaagatttgtaggtcaaagtctcgtgactcatttaaagttcaaatgaagtctgtatctaaaactatgtggaagcagtaaatgttcaaaaaggtgtgggtttgctcacactctccattcaaatatatgagtatttttctgtgtccagctgcagttacttattgtctgtacacacctgacagtactcatttcaatcaaactttgaccaggtcatgtgggttaaaagtctttccttttttaaaaatagacttgatgaaaattaggaaattaatttgttttacacacgAACTCATCGAGACTTTTCAATTGACTAactgaaattcaagtgaatgggcccaaaatttgcataattttgatgacacaggtgtgaacaagacagacatgtctcaccctgcagaaaattctcatcctcacacagctgacagtacacatgtcaatcaaactttcaaaataaaagcacaccacacttgtaagaaatatccctcatttttaaaaagcaaaacgATCTGATCTCGATGGGCCAtagtgcgaggtcccgaccaacactgcttgcagctttaattatataatattttttctttgatatATTCTATTGCTACTTACTGCTGTGAACATGTTGACTAATAATGTCTAAGGAGTGAAAACATAATACTATAAGAAATAAGAAACCTTaactaaaatatttacatgtatggCAAATCCCAAACTTTGCTAAAGAATTTGCACTTCCCAACTTAGTTAATTATTACTAGACAGacaacatttagaaaatctTACATtggaaaatgaataataatattcCAGTTTAGGTCAACAAGAACAGTCCTCTTCATGATTTTCATCACTGTTTTCATCACTTTTCTAACCAATATTAGCACAAACATTTTGTTCCTTAACTCAAACTAAAACATCTCATTTATAGGTTTCAAAAGGCTTTTctattctacacactgcacctttaatgcaaacaaaaatacatattttgtagtaatttattgtgtttatgttcttgtttttttcagattctGATTAATGCACCTTCTGTTTGCTtctttattgttaatattttatttgatgtgtCACTTTACTACTTTCTGCTACAACACATCAATTTTTGTAGTCTAATTTATCTTAATAACTGCAAAACCTGCCTTCAAGACTGTTAATCATCAGAAAACAATGTAAAGTACTTGTAAATAAGAAGAATTTGCACCTATTTAAATGTTTGGGTGCCAaattcaaaactgttttttttcttttctttttgctgtaATGAGGTCATAGGAAAGAAAAAGTTTCTGAGTTGAAGTAAGTTCACAGTTGATTCAGATAATACAAGAATGATAAGTGATAAGTGATGCTAGACCAAAAGGTTTGAATAcgagaaaatggaaaaaatatggCTTAAGGTTGCTTCAGGGAAATGgcatattacatattacatatggGAGAAACATCTGGATAGATTttgtgtacatttattttgaaatagtGGAGTCCGTGTAATATTGAATTAAACCATATATACAGTGTTAAAGATTAAGTTGTTCCCATTTCCATCTAAAGCTATCTGAAGAAGGAGAATCCTCTATTAACATGAGCAGTCTTCATGAGCAGGTGTTGTTTAAAGACAATTATCTATAACTGAACTGGTTTCAGTctcaaaggtttttgtacataATCTCTTAATtgtagatattttaaaaaatattacttgagagattatattttctttttaattgtgCAAAATTGGCAAAGGTATGGTCAATGTACTGTATAGGTCTCCTATACTGTGTATATCCGCCTTTTTCCATTGACTGAATGTCTTATCAAGAGGAGCAGATTTTGGCAACAAAACCCAGGAAATCCTCGGATCTTAATTCTGGCATTCAACCATATTTTGCAGTTGTATATCCTCTATAGACTCTCATTGTATACAaggaagaacaaaacaaaaacaaatatttaataacCACATACATGTATTTGGTACTTTATCCAGATTAAATTCACCTTTGTTATTAAAAGTATGTCACAATGATAATTTCTAAACCTGAACGAGGGAACAAAACCTCACTCACAGAGCTGCATTAAGAGGTGGAGCGACACTGTAAAAGGACAAGTGGTGTGATGTCACACTACAGCAGAGCAACAGCTGATCTCCAGTTGAGACAGTTGTCTCTGTCActcaatgtgtttttgttaacaacacagcagagtctctgTCGAACACTGGTGAGTACAGCTGATaatatttactgtgttttaaagGTTAATATTCACAACAACCTTCAGCTCTACTCAGACAAGAAGACTTACTAATATGATATCTATTGATATTATATTCTAACTTGTTAAGTGGACCTATCGGATCCAAAATATCGAGCAAGCAAATAATCAACAATACTGAAACtacagttttggttttttctACATATATTTTCATACTTTTGTTCTCAGTCTGCAGatatgtctgctgccagctgtctgctgactgaagatcagtttctttgctccatctgtctggatgtgttcactgatccagtcagtacaccatgtggacacaacttctgcaaaaactgcatcactgaaTACTGGAATATTAATGTCCAGTGTCAGTGTCCAAACTGTAAAAAGGGTTTCAACACAAGACCTGAGCTTCAGGTCAACACTTTCATCTCTGAGGTGGCTGCTCAGTTCAGACAGTCAGCTCAACAaaaagccagcagcagcagctcagagcaacaagctgccaaaccagGAGAAGTTCCCTGTGACGTCTGTACTGGCACCAAACTGAAGGCCCTGAAGTCCTGCCTGGTGTGTCAGGCCTCCtactgtgagactcacctggagccTCATCTGACATCTTCAAGCCTGAAGAGACATCAGCTGATCGACCCTGTGGAGGACCTGGAAGGCAGGATGTGTACGAAGCACGATCAACTGCTGGAGTTGTTCTGTAAGACCGATCAGATGTGTGTCTGCACCCTCTGCACTGCTTTGGGCCACAAGACACATGATGTTGTTCCTCTGGAAGAAGAGTATGAAGGGaagaaggcagagctggggaAAATAGAGGCTGAAATTCAGGAGATGATCCAGAAGAGACAACTGAAAATGTGGGAGATCATACAGTCAGTGGAGCTCAGTAAggaagatgcagacagagagatagtAGATGGTGTTATGTTCTTCACCGCTTTGAAGGAGTCTGTTGAGAGAAGCCAGATCAAACTCATCGAGACGAtcaaagagaagcagagaacaAAAGAGAGACAGGCTGAAGACTTCATCAAAGCGCTGGAacaggaaatctctgagctgatgaTGAGAAGCTCTGAGCTGGATCAGCTCTCATGCTCTGAAGACCACCTCCATCTTCTTCAAAGATTCCCCTGTCTGAAAGCTGCTCCACCAACCATGGACTGGACAGACATAAGCGTCCACCCAACATCATACGAGGGGACTGTGGTGAGAGCTGTGGCTGAACTGGAGCAGACGATCACTAAACAGATGAAGAGGCTGTTTGAGGCGGAGCTGAAGAGGGTCCAGCAGTATACAGTGCATGTGACACTCGATCCTGATGTTGTACATCCCAGACCCGCCCAGTCTAATGACAGACAACAGGTAAAGCGAGGTAATGACTGTAGATGTGTCTTATCAAAGCGGGGTTTCACCTCAGGGAGGTTTTACTTCCAGGTTCAGGTTAACAGGTGGTCTACATGGACTTTAGGAGTGGCCAGAAAGTTGACCAACATGAGCAGAGAAATCACACTGTGTCCCAGAAATGGTTACTGGACTGTATGTTCTAAGTCATCTGGTGAGTACTTTGCTCCTGCTGACCCGTCGGTCCGTCTCTCCCTGAAGCCGAAGCCTGagaaggtgggggtgtttgtggattttgATGAGGGTCTGGTGTCCTTTTATGACATTGATGTTGCAGCTC
Protein-coding regions in this window:
- the LOC121897255 gene encoding E3 ubiquitin-protein ligase TRIM21-like, with protein sequence MLDQKCQCPNCKKGFNTRPELQVNTFISEVAAQFRQSAQQKASSSSSEQQAAKPGEVPCDVCTGTKLKALKSCLVCQASYCETHLEPHLTSSSLKRHQLIDPVEDLEGRMCTKHDQLLELFCKTDQMCVCTLCTALGHKTHDVVPLEEEYEGKKAELGKIEAEIQEMIQKRQLKMWEIIQSVELSKEDADREIVDGVMFFTALKESVERSQIKLIETIKEKQRTKERQAEDFIKALEQEISELMMRSSELDQLSCSEDHLHLLQRFPCLKAAPPTMDWTDISVHPTSYEGTVVRAVAELEQTITKQMKRLFEAELKRVQQYTVHVTLDPDVVHPRPAQSNDRQQVKRGNDCRCVLSKRGFTSGRFYFQVQVNRWSTWTLGVARKLTNMSREITLCPRNGYWTVCSKSSGEYFAPADPSVRLSLKPKPEKVGVFVDFDEGLVSFYDIDVAALIYSFTGCSFIEEIYPFFSPCPHDGVTMHLPDNMCVLQ